CGCGACCTGGCAGAGCAGCGCCGCAATGGCAGATGCAAAGTCCATCATGATCGGATCTCCTTTTTTTCACAGTGCAGAGGGAAAAACTTATAAATAGGTAGATACTCCTGTAAAACGCGCGCTTTGAAGCGATTGCCCCAAGCGGGAAAAAGTATCATCTTGAATCATACCGCATCCGCAGGGACGATGCAAGCAATCGGGCGAAAGCGGCGTGTATGCCCGGCGGCTTTTGTGCGCGAAATTGCGTGCAGCAGTGCACCCGCACGCTGGTTTTTCCGCGGCCGCGGCGATGGCCGGGCGCTTCGGCAGGTTAACCCCGCGCAAGGTACACGTCGCCATCGCGCGCGCAGGGGCAGGCAAACGAGGGACAGAGGGCACTGACTGGGGGCCAGCGCGGCGTGCAGGCGATCTGCTGTAGAAAAACCCGCGGGAGCGCTGCACGCTCTTTGATGTCCGAAGTCTTGCGGCGTTACGGTTCCGGCGTAAACGAGAGTAAATGGTAAATGTTAAGGTTAACAAAGTCCCTTTCCCTGAAAAACGCTGCATTTTGACGTATTTTCACTGGAAATTTCCCAATGCGTCGCGTCAATGCACGGGCGTTATGCAGTTTCGGGTAAAACAAACGTTATACAAATAAATGTAGTATAAAACACCAAATATTACAAAAATAAGCATGTTTTATCGTTGACGAAAGTGCACAGGGCGACTATGATGAAATTATTAGGATACGTAACAAAACACGAAAAACTTCCGTGATGTGCGCATGGCGCAGGTGTTCCAGAAAACGATCATGAAAATTGTTTTTATGCCGGCTTTTACAGAGGCGTATGTATTGGTTTGTTGACGCTGTGCGTGGTTTATCATCAAACCTACGTTTAGATCAGGGAGAAGGGATCTAAAAAGTGCAAACCACAGCGTGACATATGTGAATTACGAGGGAGGTAAACACATGAAAAAGAATACCCGTACACTCATGGCACTGGTGTTGGTGCTGACGCTGATGGCCACGCTGCTGGTTGGCTGCGGCCAGAAGAAGCAGGATGCTTCGTTCAATTATCCATCGCCGGATGCAAGCGCGAGCGTTTCCGCCTCTGCGTCCGCATCCACGGATGCCAACAAGGGCCGCACGCCGCTGGCCGACAGCCCGGAAAAGATTGAAAAAGACATCGTCTTTGGCATGCCCGTCAAAGCCATGTCCGCGCTGTTCTACGTGGAGCTGGCCAAGGGCGTGCAGCGCGCCATCGACGAAATGAACGAAAAGAGCGGCCGCAACGACAAGGTCATCATCATGGACGACAACCGCGACCTGCAGAAGGAAGCGGCCAACGTGGAGGACCTCATCACCCAGAAGGTGGACGTCATGATCCTGGTCTGCATGGACCCCATCGGTTCCGTGCCGTCCCTCAACGCCTGCCTTAAGGTGCAGGACAGAATGCCCACCGTCATCATCGACGCGCCCTGCAACGGCAGCGAGAAGGCGGACGCCGTGATCGTTTCCAACAACAAGGAGGGCGGCCGCCTGGAGATGGAGATGCTTGCCAAGGCCCTCAACGGCAAAGGCAAGATCGTCTGCTTGGAGGATACCACCAACCCCAACTCGGAAATCCGCTCTCAGGGCCGCGACGAAGAGTTGAAAAAATGGCCCGACATCGAAGTGCTGCAGATCGAGGATGGCATCGGCACGGTCGACAAGGCGCTGGAGGTTATGAACAACCTGATGCAGGCGCATCCCGACATCGACGGCGTGTGGTGCTTCTCTGACTCCCCCGCCCAGGGCGCTGTGGCTGCGGTTGACGCTGCCGGCAAGATCGACAAAATCAAGGTGTGTGGCCTGGACGGCTCCGTCACGGCCAAACAGCTGATCCGCGAGGGCAAACAGTACGGCTCTGCCGCGCAGTTCCCCATTCAGCTGGGCTACGACGGCGTCATGACCGGTTACGACCTGCTGTGCGGCAAAGCGCCCGCTTCGCAGACCAAGTATGTTGACGTCGCCTGGATCGACGCTTCCAACATCAACGATCCCAAGTACGCTGGCGACAGCAACGAGATCGACTAAAACGCGCGATAACGCATCTAGAGCGTTTTCCCTTCTCTCCCATAGGAAAGGGGCGCCCACGCATCCGTATGGATGCGCTGGGCGCCCCTTTTATGATAAAAAACGGTTGACATGCCCTGGGGACGGCGATATAATAAGTAAGCACGCAAGAGAGATCTTGCGTTTATATAGATGAGTCTGTAGCTCAGTTGGATAGAGCGTTTGGCTACGAACCAAAAGGTCGGGGGTTCGAATCCCTCCAGGCTCACCAGCGGCAAGTTGCCGCACCCAAGTTCGCAAACTGCTTTGGTGGTTTGCGAATTTTTTATTTCACGAAATGGGGTATCCATATCGTCAAACCCTGCCAAAGCGATATAATCCGAACCTTGTGCCGATTAGCGATGGGTTTGGATTTATGGCTATTCTAGAAATATACCTGTATATAATGCCTGAGAAAAATTTATCGCAATGGAAGATGGTAACATCCTGCTTAAAATCATTGTGGTGGATTTCATTATGAACTGTCATTTTTCATAGCGAAAGGAAAAGTATTAAAAAATACGGGCGGATAAAAAAGGACGAACCAGTAAACAAAATCATGGAAAGCCCGGCGTTCTTTTTGCAGTACGCTGGACTTTTGCAAATGAAATCCGCCATTACTGCGTAAACGATACAGCCGGGATGAACAACTCTGATAGTATATAGATAAAGAAGTCTGTGGCAAGGCTCCAAAAAGCGCGAAGGGATATCCCTTCCTCTTTCCTTACAGGAAAGAGGAAGCCTCCTTATCCGCATAAAATTTGCAGAAAAGAGGGGGCGCTCCCTTTCGCTTTGCCTTTATGGTAAAAAACACGAAAGGAATGAGAACAGATGAAAATGAAGAAGCGGCTTCTTTCCGTCCTGCTGGCTATAGCCATGGCGCTGACGCTGTTGCCAATGACAGCGCTTGCGGCGCCTCCAAAATATAATCCATGGTATACCCCAGATTCCGGAACGGCCACGCCGGCCTCGCCTTCTGGAAATACCGCCGCAGTTCCCTATGTTTTTACAGCAAAACCGTTGCTTGGAGGCAATGGTTTATTTACGGAGGCAACAAAGTATAAGGCCGATTTCATCTCTCCGGTTGAGGGAGCTGATTATGGCACTGTGACCTTTGAAGATAATGGTGTGCAGTATACTCCAAATGCCAACGCCGCTGGGCAGACAATTCAATTTAAGGTTTTTGCCGGCAATGATCAGGATGAGTGGTCAACTGGCGGCATTACCTTTACGGTAAGTGTCAAACCACAGCCGACAGATGCAAACAACAACGCGAATTTGACAGCGTTGTCTTATCAAATCGGCAGTGCTGAACCCATTCCTGTGCCGAATTTTACGAGCGACAATACAGATTATACAGTCGTACTCCCTGAGGGAACGCCGCTTGGACAGACGATTTCCCTGCTTGCAACGCTGGAAGACCCAAATGCAGATATAGAGACTACAACGGCAAGAACGGCATGGGAATACAGCTTTGAAGAAGCAGCGGCGGTCGTAACGGCTGAGAACGGGGCGACGCAGAAGACCTATATGGTTCATTTCCATGTAAAACCGACAGACCGGGAGCCTTCCGTCTATTCCGGCATTGAGAGATATCAGGATGGAAGTACCGTCGTTGTTGGAACTAACGAAACAAAATCGCTTTGGGTTTCTCTGGGCGCGGGAGATACACAGGCTGGTTCTTGTCATGTAAAATCATCGGATCTTGATGTTCTTTTTGTGAACGCTATCAGTACCGGCGTATACCCGAATGTATCTTTCAGTCATAGATTAAACTTGGATGCTGGAAAATCTGCGGATTTGACAATCAATTTTTATGATGGAGACTATACGACAGATCAAACTTTGCAGCCGACCAAAACAATGGTTCTGCATGTCGTGTCACATGACCATAGTTGGGCTGCAAACTGGTCAAAAGATGAAGAGCACCATTGGCATGAGTGTACGGCAGATTGTCCGATAACAGATAATAGCCTGAAAGATAGTTTTGTAGCGCATTTCTATGGTCAGCAGAGCGTTTCGGATCAATATAAGGCGACGGATGCCACCTGCACAGCGGCTGCAACCTATTACAAATCCTGCGTATGCGGGGCAATGGGAACAGAAACCTTTACAAGCGGACAGGCAGACGCCTCCAACCACACCAGCCTTGTAAAAACCGAAGCGAAAGATGCGACCCATCTGGAAGCGGGCAACAAGGAATACTGGTACTGTGATGGATGCAAGAAATATTTCAGCGATGAAGCAGGCACGAAAGAGATTTTCCTCGAAAGCACCGTCATTCCCAAACTGCCGGAGCACACCGCCGATGATACCGGCTGGCATTCGGACGAAGCAAACCACTGGAACATCTGCGAATGTGGCGAGGTGCTGAATAAAGCGGCTCACACCTATGAATGGGTTGTTGACAAGGAAGCGACTGCCACAAAAGCAGGCACAAAGCATGAAAAATGCACTGTTTGTGGCTATGAGAAAGCGGCGGTGGAGATTCCCGCCGCGGGAACAGACAGCCCGCAGACAGGCGACAACAGCCATCCGCTCGTATGGACCATGCTGGCATTCCTTAGCGGCGTCGCAGTACTGACGCTGACTTTGAAAGGCAAAAGGAAAACGAATCAATAAACAAAATCCATAAAAGCCCCGGCGTACAGAAAAATGTGCGTCGGGGCTTTTGCATCTGGATTGTCTTTTCTTGACTGTTCGCTCCCTATTATGCAACCACCGTAGTAAGCATAGCCTCCAACAGGAACTGCAGCAGGATGGAACTGCGCGCGGCCCAGCGATGTCATGAAGCTCAGCTCCTTGTCCCGGCTGCGCAGCTACATCGTCAGCGTGAAGTACAGTATTGCTCCAAGTACCACCAGCAGCAGCACTACAAGCCAAAACATCCAGGTACGGACCGCATCCAGGGGCGCGGCGGACGCCTGGTAGGCCACATCATCTGGTTCGATGCTGAAGCGTCCCCCCTCCAGGTCGTCAAAACTCTTTACCGCTTCAATGATGCCTTCCAGGTGTTTGGGGTCGTCCACAAAGAACTTTACTTTAGCGAACATTTTCTGGTTGGCATCGTATACGGGGTTGACCTGCGCAAAGGTTTTTATGTTCGTAAATAGTTGATTTTCCGCATTTCTATATTCACTGGAGCGCGACTCCTCCTGTTTGCTTACGATTTGAAAGATACCGTGTATTTCAAGCTCGTGCGTGCCTACGTTTTTTCAACGTCGTCCCCTACCTTTACGAGCCCTTCCCTTATTTCAAAGGTTATTTTCTCCCCAAACGGCAGATTGTTTTTATTTGCGAAGTAATCTGAGACGAGCACCTTGCTCGTTTCGTCCGCGTCAATGTGCCAGCCCTCCACAAGCTCGATCTGCCCGGTACGAAAGTGGCGGTTAGTTCCAGTATTCCCATTTGCGTTTAAACTCACCGTCTGGGATTGAATAACGGTGTATTCTAGTTTTTCAAATGGAAGAACCGTGTTTTTTTCAATAAAGCCATGGTTTAATCCAGGATAGATAACATAGTTTCCCAGATAGACAAGAACCCTTTTGTCCATATCATACTGGGTAACGCTATCCACCGAGCAGACCTTATCTATGAAATCCCTGGGGACACCCGGCCCATTGTACACGTGGCCGACAAGACCGTTGCCCAAATCTACATCGTCCCACAGATCCGGGTTAGATTGGTCCATGAAAGCTTCTATAATGTAAAGCAGGTATTGAACGAACCGGCGAGTTCATCAGCCGCTATGTGCGCGCTGCGCGCCAGCGGCAGGGCGATGAGCAACGCCGTGGCCAGTACGAAAAAGATCAGCAGCAGCAGGGCGTGCGGCTCCATTTACGCCGCAGGTAGAGAAACGCGCGTGCAAAGACAGACGTGTTGTTCCCTCCTTTACGGGGGTTTGATGGTAAAATGGTCTTAGAAATTGATGTGAGGGGGTTATGCCCATGGCAAGGATTGCGCTGATCGACGGGCCGCTGCAGCCGGAACTACTGCGCGCGCAGGTGGCGCCGCCCGTTGTGCTCTGTAATATGCTGCCC
Above is a window of Maliibacterium massiliense DNA encoding:
- a CDS encoding sugar ABC transporter substrate-binding protein, whose translation is MKKNTRTLMALVLVLTLMATLLVGCGQKKQDASFNYPSPDASASVSASASASTDANKGRTPLADSPEKIEKDIVFGMPVKAMSALFYVELAKGVQRAIDEMNEKSGRNDKVIIMDDNRDLQKEAANVEDLITQKVDVMILVCMDPIGSVPSLNACLKVQDRMPTVIIDAPCNGSEKADAVIVSNNKEGGRLEMEMLAKALNGKGKIVCLEDTTNPNSEIRSQGRDEELKKWPDIEVLQIEDGIGTVDKALEVMNNLMQAHPDIDGVWCFSDSPAQGAVAAVDAAGKIDKIKVCGLDGSVTAKQLIREGKQYGSAAQFPIQLGYDGVMTGYDLLCGKAPASQTKYVDVAWIDASNINDPKYAGDSNEID
- a CDS encoding cadherin-like beta sandwich domain-containing protein, with protein sequence MKMKKRLLSVLLAIAMALTLLPMTALAAPPKYNPWYTPDSGTATPASPSGNTAAVPYVFTAKPLLGGNGLFTEATKYKADFISPVEGADYGTVTFEDNGVQYTPNANAAGQTIQFKVFAGNDQDEWSTGGITFTVSVKPQPTDANNNANLTALSYQIGSAEPIPVPNFTSDNTDYTVVLPEGTPLGQTISLLATLEDPNADIETTTARTAWEYSFEEAAAVVTAENGATQKTYMVHFHVKPTDREPSVYSGIERYQDGSTVVVGTNETKSLWVSLGAGDTQAGSCHVKSSDLDVLFVNAISTGVYPNVSFSHRLNLDAGKSADLTINFYDGDYTTDQTLQPTKTMVLHVVSHDHSWAANWSKDEEHHWHECTADCPITDNSLKDSFVAHFYGQQSVSDQYKATDATCTAAATYYKSCVCGAMGTETFTSGQADASNHTSLVKTEAKDATHLEAGNKEYWYCDGCKKYFSDEAGTKEIFLESTVIPKLPEHTADDTGWHSDEANHWNICECGEVLNKAAHTYEWVVDKEATATKAGTKHEKCTVCGYEKAAVEIPAAGTDSPQTGDNSHPLVWTMLAFLSGVAVLTLTLKGKRKTNQ